From Camelus ferus isolate YT-003-E chromosome 18, BCGSAC_Cfer_1.0, whole genome shotgun sequence, one genomic window encodes:
- the LOC102513242 gene encoding LOW QUALITY PROTEIN: dnaJ homolog subfamily B member 6-like (The sequence of the model RefSeq protein was modified relative to this genomic sequence to represent the inferred CDS: substituted 1 base at 1 genomic stop codon), with the protein NVVDYYEVLGVHRHASAEDIKKAYRELALKWHPDKNPEKKEEAERKFKQVAEAYEVLPDANKRDIYGRYGKEGLDGGRGGGSHFDGPFGFGFTFXNPDDVFREFFGGRDPFSFDFFEDPFEDFFGNQRGPRGSRNRGTGSFFSGFSGFPAFGGRFSSFDTGFTSFGSLGHGGIASFSFTAFGGGGMGNHKSVSASTKMVNGRKSTTRRIVENGQERVEVEENGQFKSLMINGKEQLLAALGEQAAPGPRGPGTFRVAGAPGTGAFQTNSPSHVIVPDLTCLYTARRSPVCHRRLSLLLGPHDRTIFLSLKLLYISVCTLLFY; encoded by the coding sequence AACGTGGTGGATTACTATGAAGTTCTAGGCGTGCACAGACATGCCTCAGCCGAGGACATTAAAAAGGCATATCGGGAACTGGCCCTGAAATGGCATCCAGATAAAAATcctgagaagaaagaagaagcgGAGAGAAAATTCAAGCAAGTGGCTGAGGCGTATGAGGTGTTACCAGATGCTAACAAACGGGACATCTACGGCAGATACGGCAAAGAAGGATTAGACGGTGGCCGAGGGGGTGGAAGTCACTTTGACGGTCCGTTTGGGTTTGGCTTCACATTCTGAAACCCAGATGACGTCTTCAGGGAATTTTTTGGTGGAAGGGACCCATTTTCATTCGACTTCTTCGAAGACCCATTTGAGGACTTCTTCGGGAATCAAAGGGGCCCGCGTGGGAGCCGGAACCGAGGCACAGGGTCGTTCTTCTCCGGTTTCAGTGGATTTCCTGCCTTTGGAgggagattttcttcttttgatacAGGATTCACGTCCTTTGGTTCACTAGGTCATGGAGGCATCGCGTCTTTTTCTTTCACGGCATTCGGTGGCGGTGGAAtgggcaaccacaaatctgtgtCAGCTTCTACTAAGATGGTTAACGGCAGAAAAAGCACTACAAGGAGGATTGTCGAGAACGGTCAGGAAAGAGTGGAAGTGGAAGAGAACGGCCAGTTCAAGTCCTTGATGATAAATGGTAAGGAGCAGCTGCTTGCTGCGCTTGGAGAACAAGCAGCTCCCGGCCCGCGCGGCCCAGGGACGTTCCGTGTAGCGGGCGCCCCGGGGACTGGCGCGTTTCAGACGAACTCACCTTCCCATGTAATTGTACCTGATCTAACGTGTTTATACACAGCTCGTCGGAGCCCTGTTTGTCATAGACGTTTGAGTTTATTGTTGGGACCACATGATAGGaccatttttttgtctttaaaattgttGTATATCTCTGTatgcactttgcttttttattaa